GAGGGGAGCCCAGCGTGACTTGTCCCGCGGAACCTAGGACGGCACGGCATATTCATGGTACACCACCCAACGTACCGAGTAAACTAATTGAGGAACTTGATGTAAATATAGGTATGCGAGCCCTCGTAAGTGTCTTTTGCACTGTCACGCTGATCACCGAACCAACTGCTACTCACGCCCCATCGCAGAGGGGCACTCCGTGCCACCTGACGCATTGCCGACCTGGATAGCCGGCTTCCGGGCATCCCCAGAGTTTCCAGTAAATCACTCTAGGTAAAGTCTACTGGGTTATTCGCTAGGTAAGGTACTTTAGCTCCCTGGGCCTGGCTCGCTTAGGCTCTTCCGCGTTGCCTCGCATAACCACTCATCGTTCCGATAGACGCCGAAAGGGGAAAGCAACCTCGCAAGTTCCGCTCGCTTCCGCATCTCCTGCGCCGTGCTAAGCACGCCAATGTCAGCGGGACCGGAGAGAGGGAAGGGACACGACAGGGTCAATGCCACTCTCGCCGAACATATATACCGCCGGGCCTTGGATGTGAGCGTTGTATATACCGTTTACCGAAGAAGCACGTCCTTCTCTCTTTGTGTAGGCTTTTGTCATCAGCAATGGTCCCCCGCCGgagacggcgacgagctgtCTCCGCCCCTCGCTGCAAGAACTTCGGCAACAGCCCGACGAAGATCCAAATGAGCACCTATGAGCCGGTCAAACAACGGCCAAACCAACCATCATTGGAGCGGCATGGATCTTCCTGCACCTCCCGCTCCTCAGCCGCACGCTAACACCCCCCACCTCCCCTCATCATCAGCTGCACAGCTGCGGCAGCAACGCACAGGCGTGGTTCGGCTTCACACGTGTGCTTGTAGCGGCCCAGCTCGGCTTCAACCTGATCTATCCGATACTTCCGAACCAAAACAACTGCGGTGAGTGACGTGCAGAACAAGGCCAGCCTAACGCACGGCGTGGGCGGTGACAGCGCTTTGGCATCGTCATCATGGTCCCCCTCACCATTAGCAAGTACAGCGTCGACCGTGAGTGCGTCGACGTCATGGGTTTCTCGTCCGGGTGGCATGACGACAAACCTGCTGGCGGGCTCGTATCCGGACGGGCccgaggccggcggggccTGCTCAGCGTCGCGTTTAGCCGCTTCTTCGTTAAGTCCGCCGGTGTCTCAGGTGTGCGAGCTTGAAGTTTGGAGAAGCGAATCTGAACTTACGGCTGTGCGACCTGAGATAACGGCGTTACTGTCCGTTAGCGTGTCCGGCTGAGTTTGGCGTGCTGCTCGCTGCGCACCCCTTTCCCCATTCCAACCCCCTCCCGCTGGCTCTTGAAACGAACACGAGAAAGGCCTGTGGGCTAATCGGATTCTCTGAGTACTCGCGAACGGGTGCCGCCTCTGCCGCGCCGGCAAGCCAGAACCAGACCCGTGCCAACGGGCTGCAGCAGACGCCGCAGGAGTGGGGGAGTCTGGTCCGCCATGCGCTTCCGGGAGACACggggcagcggccgcggatGCAGATCTCCCATGTGCTGGCGGACAACCTCGTGCACATTGCATGCGATGCGTGTATGAGGCGCTCGAGCAATGGCAAAACGTGCTGGGCATCGAGCTGACCCGGAACGTGACGGGGTGCTATCGGCTGGCTGGACAGAGGGGGTCCAATTATGGCGACGGGACGAAGCTGCTTGGATACCTGATTGTATGGGCCACCAGCCGACAGCCAATGGGCCGGAGTTGCTCAGATTTTCTTGTGGCTTAACAACTAGGTAGTTTGCCATCGGTCCCGGACCGATGGATGCTAGTGGCAGCAAACATGGGCAGTTGTCGAGTTGGATTACGAATCCCCAATTCTCGCGTACGCGTTGCCGTTGACACGATGATCTGAGCTCGCCGGAGCTTGTCAGAGTTTTGTCGTATACGCCGACGTTCGGACAGAATGGATTGAGAAGGAGCCTCGAGGATCCGGAATTGGTGTGCCGCGATGTCGGCCAACGCACAACGTCGTAAATGGCGCCCGAGTCAGGGCCTGGAACGGCTGAGCCTGCTGATCCACGTCGTTCCCCCCTTCCAGGTTACGCCCGAGATCTCCTTTCCCGTGTCAGTGTAGCAGCATGCGACATCGTTTCCCCTGACCCAGCTGCCCGGTCAAACACACCAAGGCGTGCCCGGGTGGCGCTTTTTCCAAATGTGATTTCCGATCTAGCTCAGGTAGGTGGATGGTAGTTGGTGGCTGCCGGAGTGGCGTGTGACCGCGAAGCGGAAGGAGCGGAAGGGCTGAAATGCTTCTGCTTTTGATTTCATGCCAAAGCACCGTTGCATCACAAACCCAAAGTCCCTCGGGGCGGTTCGCGGCTTCCCGATTCAACATTCATGTCGTGCCATAGTGTGTACTGCAAGACCGCCCCTTCTATAACCTGGGCTAGTTCGCAAGTGAGAAGAGAAACCTGGAAGCCAAGGCAACAACAGTCCGCAAGGTTTTCCGCATGCCGTCGAACCGAGCAGGCAGCTACTCGGGTCTGGTCTCCAACATTGTGGCCTGGCTTTGCAAGTGGGTTAGGTGTCTTTCAACCCTTGCTCATCACTCGTGCACTGCCGATCTGCTCGGGCAGCTCATCTCCCAGATTCGGAGAGTTCCAATTGCAAGCTTCCCTCGCCCGCCGGATCTGAGGTCGTAAAAAGTTTGTCGAGCAGTTGCCTCATTAGATACCGGTGGCAGGGACCGCTGCCAGGTGCAGATTCAGAGCAAGCAAACTGCTCAATTGCCCGCCCAAATCCAGAGCAACCCGCAGATGTGCAGACCCGTCCCCGCCAACCGTCAGCACCACCACGTCAGCTGGATCACCGGATCCACGGAACCAGTTATGACACCGCCGAATCTCTCCGGGCTGCCCCAAGCCAAAGTTTGGTCGGCACTTCACTCACCGTGCCGATTCGGCAATGTTACCGGAGACCCTGCATCGCCTCCTCTTCCGGCACGCCCATGAGATGGTGTCTGTTCGATTGCCACAATCGCTGACACCAGGCGAGCAGAACAACATATCGCAGTGCTTGCTTTTTTACCATCGCAGAACCAGGGGCCGTCCTAGCGAGGTCCTTCAGATTGCTGCGGGGTGGCCCACGGGCtcgccgagccgccgcctcgaAAACCGGCCGTAAGTTGGTCAAAGATGTTGGGTCATCCCGCAGCTTGGTCCGGGAAAGGAGCAAACGGATCCACCGCACATCAACATGCGGCAGAACACGTCTTGCTGGGATGCAATACCGCGGCGTATGTGTGGAAGCCTTCTGAAAGGAAGACATGGCTGACACGCATGCTCGCAAAGGCGAGCCGTGACGCTCGCGTCCCTTACTTACGCAATTGCTGCCTCTCCGCGACCATCTGGGGTCTTGTTCCGGGTTTGACGTTCAAGCTGCCAGTTGCTGCGGGGAGGGCACGCCATCAACTACCATACCCTTCACAGTGCTGTCTGGTTGCGCCGCTCTCAGAATCGCACAAGCAAGAAGAAGCCTTACCACAGCAACTCCCTGATCATGCATGCGACGCTCCCCCCGCTCAAGCCCACATGGCCACGGACGAAGCCAGACGATCCTATTGGCCAGCCGACAATGCATGGGTCCATGTTTCACACGAATTTGCGCCGCTCAAAAGCATGATGCGGTTGGCGGGTGGCACACTTCATTTGAGAGGCACAGCCGTCATTGGAGGCGTTGCGCCACATTCCCCAGGGGTCTCTGTCCCCAGCACCTGCATGGAAGCTGCATGGAAGCCGCACAGAAGCTTCTGAGGTCCGAGGTTGCATCCGACTTTTTATACTTAGCAAGGTACCGATCGCCGCAGGCGCCTCGCCTGCGCAAACACAGGTTCCCCAGCATCAAAGCCATGATGGCTCGTCCCCATCACCATTGCCCACATGCTCTCCTTTGGCGCCGCGGAGGCACCCAGGCACCcatcgaggccgagatgcAGCATTGCAGACTACCTTTGATCATGTTGGCGATCCCCTTCCTCCGCCGTGGAGACGGGCCCTGGGCCGGGGGTCGCGGACCAGGGAATCGAGTCGTCGATACATATCCTCGGGCTTTATGCACGACCCGCCCATGGCAGAATGATCTGGCGGAATTACCCTTTGGCAAACACGGAAGAGGGCTCTTGCGGGACCCAGCTTCGATACTATGCCCGTCGACGTCCTGACTCGGCTCCGGCCAGCACGAGTTGTCTACGTCGATGCGATAAATCGAAGTCCTGCCGGCAACGATGGCCATAACGCGATGCCACTCCCATTGCACTCCCGTCAGCCTTCCACTACGTCCGCATCCAGGCCGAGCTCACGGGAAATGGCTTCCTCGCCTGCTTCGACCAACGCCGGGCCGCCTCCGTCCGGTTCCAGGATAGGACGGCCGCCTCAGTGGACCGTATCTCGGTCTCGGAAATTGGCTAGGCTTTACCTGTACTCCACGCTGCCCGTCGAGAAGATCCTCAAGGTCCTCGAGGATGACGGCTTCAACCCGAAGTGGGTATCGGACACACTCAGAGCCACTCCACAACCAGCTGACCGGCGGTCAGGAAGAACTCGGCCCAGAAGACCGTCCACAAGATGCTCGACAATGACCCCCGTTATCTCCGGCCCGAGTCTCGGGCCGAAATGAGCAAACGCATAATGAGCCTTACCATGTCCCCAAACCGCCAGAGAAGAAAGACTTGGGGTCGACGCATAGGATTGGTTCGTGTCTCTGGGGGAATCGACTTCCTCTCACACCGCCCCATTCGGCATTACCCGAGACATTACTGACCAATACGTACCCCGCCAGCGAGGGGACGCCCTGCCAACAACCGAACTTACCTCTCCGTTCGGACAGAGTGCCAAGGCGGAGGACACTCCGTCCTTCGAGTTATCTGCATCCCCGGACGCTCTCGGCCACAGCTACTTCAGCATCCCGTTCAAGGGCCAAGAGCAAGAGGGGACCGATGCCACTGATCCAAGCATTGCTTCGTTGCCCCGCATGATTCAAGATATAAAGAGAAGAGTGTCCGACTGCTCAACCGACTACGCCTTTCAGCTGTGCACATTAATCAAAGAGTTCACCATTTCGATTTCCTCTGACGACGGCCGCTCATCTAGCCGTCGCCTGTCAGCAGCCGTCAGCGAAGCCTCTCTGCCAGGCGACCCTCCACCGGATGAGGCTGTTCCCGAGGTCTACGAGTCATTTCCGGACCCGGGATTCGCGCTCCCTGGTGATTTTCTCACCGCTCATACCCGCAGCTGTGCAGACTTCCCGGGTCAGCAGCATGGGAAGGGGAACTGTTGGTGTTCCATTTCCAAGAAGACATCTGCTGAGGAGGACTCCTGGGTGTTACCGACGGGCGAGCTGAGTGCACGGGCGAGGCGCGTCCTCGCCCATCCCTCTCCAGCTCACCTCGGTCTGCGTGACAGCTTTGGGAACACGCCGCTGCATCTGCTTGCAGCCTTGGAGGGCTACCAAGAGGAGCTCCTGGGAATGGCGGTGCGGTGCGACCGCGGGAGCCTGAGAAGGGTCAACACCGCCGGACAGACCTTTCTTCACGTCCTCAATCTCGAGTGGTTCTCGGATGTCCCGAACTCGTCGACGCCCCTGAGGCGGCTTCTCGCTTACATCGGAAACGCCTGTCCGGAGCTTGTCTATGAGACCGACGTTTATGGCAGAACTTTCTTCCATCGCGCACATTCCTTGGTCCGAGACCCAGCAGCGCTCGCTTGCCTCGTCTCTCTTTTCAACCCTACACTCGCTTGCCGCCGCGACGCATTCGGCTTCAATCCTGTTTCCAGCGGCGATCCGGCCAGCCCGAACCCGTACATACCACCCCGACGGAACGGCTGTATATCGCCGCAGGTGGAGGCCTTTTCCCGCGCAGGctccagcagccgcccgcAGTCATCCGACGAAGGATCTTTCCTCGCGTACCACGCCCGCCTCGTGCAAGTAATCCAATCTTCGTACACAGACCCCAGcatcgaggacgccgagggccGCAACGGCTTGCATTGTCTCGCCGAGGCGATCCTCAACCAGCAAACCATGGACCGCCACGTGCAGGCCACCGGCCGTCCGCACCTCAAGCGCAAGCTCGAGGGTACCAAGGACAGCCACTACGGCACCGCTGCCAGCAGCCCCACCACTCCCACCACGacgtcttcctcctcctcaacaTCCCCCTCCTCCGAAGCTGTCCTCACTACGCGCCTGCGCCACCTACAATCTCTCCTGGACCCCTCCGTCGGCGTCTCGGTCATGCACTACGACCGCCTCGGGCGCACCCCGCTGATGGCCTTCATCGAACACGTGCCggacgaccacgacgacaAGGCGCGCACGCTGCAGACCATCCTCGTGACGCTGgtgcgcgccgacgccggcgtgctAGAGGCGCGCAACCGCCGCGGCGagacgccgctgctgctggcggcgcggctcGGGCGCAAGGTCGCGCTGGCGACGCTGCTCGAGTGCGGCGCCAACGTGCAcgcgcgcgacgccgacggtcgcggcgtgctggagctgctggatGCCGAGGTGGGCGGCGTGAGGGCGAGCGCGGACGTGTGTCTGTATGCGCGGCTGGAGGCGTGTCGGGTGTTGGTGACGGGACGGAGGGATTGGGGGTTGGGGTATGTGGACGATGGCGGGAGGGAAGAAGCGGTTGTGAGGGAGTGGAGGGTGAGAGAGGGTAGTCGGACGGCGGCGTGAAACCGGCGGTTGACGGATTTTGATGGTGTTGGATTGCTACGATACATAGTGGAAGGAATATGCGCATAGATTTTGCTTTAATTAATACTAGACTTGCGTTTGGAATGCTCAATGAAGTTTGAATTGCATTTGGATTCAGAAGCGAATTTGACTTCAGTTGTGGAACGCACACACTGAGTTGCGTGTAACCTAGAATGACAGTCGGTGACTGCTGGTAGCCTAGACTAGACCTAGTTGTAGTACCTATGTAGGTAGTGTACAGTCCTCTTTCATAGGCGCACTCAACGATTGAAAGCGTCTGCCAGTAAGCCGGTTGGACTCTGACATGGCAGCAACCAGAGCCTGAATACAACATCGAGACCTGTCATGTAACTAAATACCGTCGGGAGTTGCTATGTTGGTCAGCGAAACCTCGGCTCACAGCCTTTTCAGAGGACTGAATTTGTGTGCTCAGCGACTTTGATTTCCGACTTTTGGTTCTATACCGGAACCGCTACTTAAGTCCAATTTCAAACCCATTCATGCTTTTTCATACCTGACTATTCCGTAGTCTCTCCACTACTCTGCAATACTGTGTACAATACACAAGTCAGTTAGGCCAGGGAACGCAGTCCCCACATGCGATGGCGAACGCTACCCCCTTTCCGAATTCGTCCCCATCCATCCGGCTATGCCGGCTCCAATATTCCGCACATTAGCAATCAGCTTGGCAAAAAGCCAGCCAACCGACGATGAACGTTGGACCGGGATCCGCATTCTGAACCCTGGCCGCCCCCCCCTTTTGGCTGGGTGTCATTAGCCCTCAGCCACACTCTTACCAAGTCTAGACCAGGCTTGCAAGGCCAACCTGCGACGGTTGGTTGGCAAAGCTGCCACACTGCTTTCGCTCACATTTTCCCTTCGCCGGCCGGAAGACTCAAAACCAACTTCATTCATACCCCACTCTGCTGACGATGCCCTCCTGACGCCGACTTCAGGACTGCATGTACATACGTATACGGAATATATGCCTTGCCCTCCTAGTGTATACCTTTAATTACCTTCCTTAGCGCCGGGCCATCGTCCATTGCCGACCCCCTGCTCCAACTCTTCCCCACACTCCGGAATACATTCTCAGCTTTTAccccccccttttcccaGCCGTCATTTCACTTCTATCTCTCCGAGCAGGCGCGAAAGTAAAtaccaaccaaccaaccagcCAGCCAACCATGCCCGACGATgcgcctcctcccgccggCATGTGACCGCGGCCGCATcatcgcccgcgccgtcgcggcgaCTGCTCTCGACATGGACCCGGCCgtaggcgccgccgcggcggcggcgctgtgcgcggtgctggcgcgccgcctgcccgcGCCGACCCTCGCTCGCCAGCCGGCCGAGGTCCTCTCCGAGGCGCTCTGCTGGGCGCTGCTGTCTTTGCTGCGGCTGGGTTGGGGCAGAgtgggggggagggggctACCGGTTTGGTGGTTACGCGGGGTTTGGAAGGGTGTAGGTGTTGGGGGGACGGGGATGTGGACGGGAGAGGAAGCGGGCTTGCCGGGTCCGGGAACGGGACTGGGacgggctggcggcggcggcggcggcggaggggtgGGCGGATGGGCGCCGTGGGTGGTTGCTGTGTGCGTGGCGGGCGTGTCTTGTTATCGCGCCGAGGTCGGGAGTGTGTGGCTTTTTGTGAGTGCGCTCCCTTCGCTGCTCAAAGATGGCTGTCGGTGCTGCGCAGTGGTACTAGGGAAAGTGTGTGGCTCTTGGGCGGAGATCGGTGTCACTGACGCGACGCAGCCGGTCCTGACGCCGCTTCTGTGCATCGCCGACAGGAGGCTCCGGCCTGACGCGCGGACAGGGGATGGCGCGGACACGTCGCTCATCTCATCTCTCTTCCGCACGGGCCGGGGGACTGCCTTGGTTGCGCTTTTGGCCGTTCTCGCGCAGCCCGGCTGGACTTTCCGGCAGCTGGCTCTGTCGGCCCTCCCCGTGGCTGCGCTGTTCTTGGTCTATGCCGCGCTGATCCCGAGGACGACAACCAGCCTTCGGTTCGTTCCGTCTATTCCGGATCTCGACGAGGCAATTGCGCCTCTTTCCAACAGGGTCATGGCCCTTTTGGCGACTGTACTGGCCATCCAGCTCATCGGATTCGGCCTCCCCAGGACCAGCTTTGTTGTGCCGGCAATGCTGCTGGGACTACCCAAGGCATTCACTTGGCACTTTACCATTCAAGCGGTCTGTCCTCCTTTTATTCTCTCTGTACTTTCAGAGCGCTAATTACAACCGAAGGCTCAACAAACCTCTTGGATCCTCGCGCCTGCAATAGGGACGTTCGGCATCATGGCCAGCATCGATCCCTTCATCCAACTCTCCGAGCTTGACGCCGTATCACCTGTGATAGCGTCTTTGCTCGCCCTAGCCCAGATCATCTACATGCTGCCGAGGTCGGCAAAGGGTAGATCGGCTCTGTGGGCCCTTGCGCTGATCTCGCTCGGCCCCTATGCGGCCTACACTATTGCTATGCGAAACGCCCGGTCTATGACCCTGCACTCCCTGGAGCATCCCATCGAGGTGCTGATCCGCAACGCCCAGGCCGACTTCAACCAGATGCTGGAACGGCAATCCAAGACCTACGCGGATGCCGTCAACGAGTACCAGCGCCGGTACGAGGTTGAGCCGCCACCCGGCTTCGAGGCGTGGTACGAGTTTGCCGTCGCGAACCAATCTCCCATCATCGACGAGTTCGACACCATTTACGAATCCGTGTCGCCGTTTTGGAAACTCAGCGGGAAGGAGGTGGTACAGATTATGAACGACGCACAAGATACGGCCGACATCGATCTATGGCTCTGCACCTTCTCTGGCAAGACCGCCGAGACTCACTGCATCCACCCCCGTCGCAACGCCGATAGGCACGTTTCCGACCTGATGAACAGGCTGCTGGGCGATCTCCGCGGCGTGCTTCCCGACGTCAAGTTCCTCGTGAACCACCTCGACGAACCAAGGGTCCTGATTCCGCGGTTAACGCACCCAAACCCCAGCGCCAAACAATGGTTCACTGTGACCGACCTCTCCGAGCGTCCAACCTGGAACGCAATCACAAAATACTGCCCGTCCCACGTTCTACAAGGGGAAAACGGGAAAACGTCTCCCCAGACAGAACCGAAGACAGAAGACCTCCCGCTCATCACAAACCTCTCCGCGGCGCTTGACCTCTGCCAGCACCCCGAGTACGCCAACATGCACGGCCTCTTCCAGGGCCCGCCCTCCTTCCGCCTCATCGAGGGCCGCGTGCCCGTCCTCTCGACCGGCGCGCCCTCCACCATGTCCGACATTCTCATCCCCTCGCCCGCCTACGTCCTGGAAGACGAATTCCTCTACAACGCCACGTTCGATGTCCCCTGGCCTCAAAAGGACAACCACCTGTACTGGACCGGCTCGACCACGGGCGCGGTCGCCTCCGCCACCAACGACTGGCATCACTTCCACCGGCAGCGTTTCATCTCCCTCGCGCAGAACCTCGAACCCGGCCGACACCACCTCTACCTTACCTCCCCACCCCCGGCCTCTGCTCCCACCGCGGGATCCCACAAACCAACGCTGACGACCTCCCCCTTCCTAAACCCGCACAACTACCACGTCTTCCCGACGCGCATCTTCCAATGCAGCGCCCCGCAGCCCTGCCGGGAGCAGGCATCCCACTTCCGCGCGCAGAGCTGGCAGCCGCGCGACGCGGCGCTGGGCGCGCGGCTGGTGTTCGACCTGGACGGCAACGGCATCTCGGGGCGGTTCCACAAGCTGCTGGCGTCGCGGTCGCTCGTGCTCAAGCAgacgctgctgcgcgagtGGCACGACGACCGGCTCGCGCCCTGGCTGCACTACGTGCCCGTGAGCGTCGGCATGGCCGAGCTGCCCGAGGTCGTGCGCTGGCTGGTCGAGACCGAGCGGggccgcgccgcggcccgcgagctcgggcgcgccggcgccgagtgGGCCGCCCGCGCGGTCCGGGAGGTGGATGTCAAGCTGTATGTGTGGCGGTTGGTGCTGGAGCTGGCGAGGCTGGTGGATGAGGGCAGGGGGGCGTTGGCGGTGGTCGGTGAGAGCGATTGAAGGAGCTTCAATCGGCTGAACGTTGTTGTGAAAGGGATTTATGATGTTCAGTTGGTCATCTGTATATTGCTGGCTATATGCTTGTGGGGATTTTGGGCTTGTTGCGCGCATCGAACGAAGCTTTTCTCTACCACAGTAAAGTGTTGGTCTTGGGATTGTGCTAGCCGACATGTCTCCGAAACAGAATTGCACCTTGAATGGCCCATATCTCTCCCCAAATCTCGCGCTCCACAACCACTGGCTTCACTGTTGTGTTTATGTCGCGGATGAGCTGCCAGACGATCTCCTTGGGATGACTTCTGCACCGACTTGGGGAGGAAAGGGACCTcgaaaaagaagagaagaagagaagaagaagaaatGAAGAAGAAATAAGGAGAAAGGCATGAAGCAAGCAACAGATTCTCCCGGTTCCCCAACTTGTCGCTATATTGCTTTCAGTTCTCCATGTTTCCAGCACGCGATTGTTCCTATACGCCTTGTGGGTATCCCATGCAATTTCCCTTCCAGCAGCCAAACCCCGCGAGCCGAGATTCCAAACTGGACAGGCAAAATTGCAGTTTTGCTTCAACCTCGCGAGGACCAGGGGCCCGAATCCTGAACAAGGCCGAGGAAACAGAAAT
The nucleotide sequence above comes from Thermothielavioides terrestris NRRL 8126 chromosome 6, complete sequence. Encoded proteins:
- a CDS encoding carbohydrate esterase family 1 protein (CAZy_ID 270207); translation: MVPLTISKYSVDRECVDVMGFSSGWHDDKPAGGLVSGRARGRRGLLSVAFSRFFVKSAGVSACPAEFGVLLAAHPFPHSNPLPLALETNTRKACGLIGFSEYSRTGAASAAPASQNQTRANGLQQTPQEWGSLVRHALPGDTGQRPRMQISHVLADNLVHIACDACMRRSSNGKTCWASS
- a CDS encoding glycosyltransferase family 90 protein (CAZy_ID 269989); amino-acid sequence: MASIDPFIQLSELDAVSPVIASLLALAQIIYMLPRSAKGRSALWALALISLGPYAAYTIAMRNARSMTLHSLEHPIEVLIRNAQADFNQMLERQSKTYADAVNEYQRRYEVEPPPGFEAWYEFAVANQSPIIDEFDTIYESVSPFWKLSGKEVVQIMNDAQDTADIDLWLCTFSGKTAETHCIHPRRNADRHVSDLMNRLLGDLRGVLPDVKFLVNHLDEPRVLIPRLTHPNPSAKQWFTVTDLSERPTWNAITKYCPSHVLQGENGKTSPQTEPKTEDLPLITNLSAALDLCQHPEYANMHGLFQGPPSFRLIEGRVPVLSTGAPSTMSDILIPSPAYVLEDEFLYNATFDVPWPQKDNHLYWTGSTTGAVASATNDWHHFHRQRFISLAQNLEPGRHHLYLTSPPPASAPTAGSHKPTLTTSPFLNPHNYHVFPTRIFQCSAPQPCREQASHFRAQSWQPRDAALGARLVFDLDGNGISGRFHKLLASRSLVLKQTLLREWHDDRLAPWLHYVPVSVGMAELPEVVRWLVETERGRAAARELGRAGAEWAARAVREVDVKLYVWRLVLELARLVDEGRGALAVVGESD